From a region of the Cutaneotrichosporon cavernicola HIS019 DNA, chromosome: 7a genome:
- the ERG25 gene encoding uncharacterized protein (Fatty acid hydroxylase superfamily), whose amino-acid sequence MAAAAYDVAMDYLYKYAPGVAEHLVISNATTTKEQLYGDIALSSLNWLERLWAEYYIYMGNAILATGLMSFLLHEIVYFGRSIPWLIIDAIPFFHKWKLQPNKKITKEQIWKCTKVVLITHFTCEAPLIWLFHPICCYFGMATHQVPFSSPWLMAAQIAVFFVFEDMFHYWAHRGLHWGPLYKNIHKLHHEFSAPIGLAAEYAHPLEVMILAQGTISGPFLYCLFRNDLHILTVYVWVTLRLFQAVDAHSGYDFPWSLRHFLPFWAGADHHDFHHMAFVNCYSTSFRWWDYSLGTDAKYHAYKARVAAAKSAEREKVRERELELVEKEGQEAERIVESYAKRKTA is encoded by the exons ATGGCCGCCGCAGCCTACGACGTCGCGATGGACTACTTGTACAAGTACGCGCCAGGCGTTGCCGAGCATCTCGTCATCTCCAACGCCACAACCACCAAGGAGCAACTCTATGGCGACATTGCTCTCTCGTCGCTCAACTGGTTGGAACGCCTCTGGGCAGAATACTACATCTACATGGGCAACGCCATTCTTGCCACTGGTCTCATgagcttcctcctccacgag ATTGTCTACTTTGGTCGCTCGATTCCATGGCTCATCATTGACGCCATCCCGTTCTTCCACAAGTGGAAGCTCCAGCCCAACAAGAAGATTACCAAGGAGCAGATCTGGAAGTGCACAAAGGTCGTTCTCATCACCCACTTCACCTGCGAGGCTCCCCTCATCTGGCTCTTCCACCCGATCTGCTGCTACTTTGGCATGGCGACCCACCAGGTTCCTTTCTCGTCACCCTGGCTCATGGCTGCCCAGATTgccgtcttcttcgtctTTGAGGACATGTTCCACTACTGGGCTCACCGTGGTCTTCACTGGGGTCCCCTCTACAAGAACATCCACAAGCTTCACCACGAGTTCTCGGCGCCCATTGGCCTTGCTGCCGAGTACGCTCACCCTCTCGAGGTCATGATTCTGGCCCAGGGCACCATCTCGGGCCCCTTCCTCTACTGCCTCTTCCGCAATGACCTGCACATCTTGACCGTCTACGTCTGGGTCACCCTCCGTCTCTTCCAGGCCGTTGACGCTCACTCGGGCTACGACTTCCCCTGGTCGCTCCGCCacttcctccccttctgGGCCGGCGCCGACCACCACGACTTCCACCACATGGCCTTTGTCAACTGCTACTCGACCTCGTTCCGCTGGTGGGACTACTCGCTCGGCACCGACGCCAAGTACCACGCCTACAAGGCTCGCGTTGCTGCTGCCAAATCCGCCGAGCGTGAGAAGGttcgcgagcgcgagctcgagctggttgagaaggagggccaggaggccgagcgcatcgTCGAGTCGTacgccaagcgcaagaCGGCTTAG
- a CDS encoding uncharacterized protein (phosphoinositide phospholipase C) — translation MADITGAAELPPQLANGVPMLKVSSKKVKPVIVTLSPTAITWPSLKGGKVEIRNIRELRLGVSPTDQYDGARWITIVHVRDKQWKVVHFIAHTDDIYALWSDTLNDLVSAASDRVVSGMQHGPATDPDLLFIKQLWPTGVSKIDARTATSLCHSLGLNVGPTHLANYQFPLDMGNFRRLVREVQTRPELGELFEALGGDMTRDKARNFLRDVQKEDLTDDQFNLLYDRFADAKSDLWTSEALSSYLASPDNIPKPVEDFSRPLPEYFIASSHNTYLVAGQWRGDSTVEGYIRVLLDGCRSVEIDVHNGDTDPVVYHGNTITSSVPILDVCQAIKKYAFVASPYPVILSLEVRCSVQQQERLAKTIKDVFGDLLVTEPLDDVDGIPSPEDLKGRVLVKSKAAVQPKPPTRAVTLSSSPTSDSTSDSTATESDSSFVKLAKRLSFSGGEKTKQPKLGIHRSLSDLPIYTAGVKYQGFSKLVNYESNHMFSVSERTAQKILRDGQQADWIKHNFTHMSRVYPKAVRLSSSNFDPRPFWEIGAQMVAINYQTLDEGSLWNHAMFHDNGYVLKPLALRQKTPEVPVQYRVRLRIISAQRLPPTDGMYVEATIGEDEYETRYLKDGGLSPRWDQTLEFNVTSVPSCLSLVILKLTIKGSRGGTLAQWCRPLTNPGCGFRYLPLEDNSRSRFLFATLFVRISYEPIVKPTYTRNHSNSISSSISAKLSNLRPVSPLLRPASPGHLPSSPILPAPTAAKSPKPLSVALPPSVSPPKASRWSPTKSSRLSPTKFATAVPQPAQTPPPSLPPIAPFSPLTSMPSAPTINYPTPSDPVSIPPQTKSP, via the exons ATGGCAGACATAACAGGAGCCGCCGAGCTACCACCGCAACTTGCAAATGGAGTGCCCATGCTCAAGGTGTCGTCCAAGAAGGTCAAGCCCGTCATCGTCACCCTCTCGCCCACTGCCATCACTTGGCCCTCACTCAAGGGCGGAAAGG TCGAGATCCGTAACATCCGCGAGCTGCGACTCGGCGTCTCCCCAACAGACCAATATgacggcgcgcgctggATCACAATCGTTCACGTGAGAGACAAGCAGTGGAAAGTCGTGCACTTCATCGCGCACACCGACGACATTTACGCGCTATGGAGCGACACGCTCAACGACCTCGtgagcgccgcgtccgATCGCGTCGTGAGCGGGATGCAGCATGGTCCTGCGACCGACCCTGACCTGCTCTTCATCAAGCAGCTTTGGCCCACCGGAGTGAGCAAGATCGACGCGCGCACGGCCACGAGCCTTTGTCACTCGCTTGGACTCAACGTCGGTCCCactcacctcgccaactACCAG TTTCCACTCGACATGGGCAActtccgccgcctcgtgcGCGAGGTGCAGACGCGCCCCGAGCTTGGCGAACTGTTCGAGGCCCTTGGGGGTGACATGACCCGCGATAAGGCACGCAACTTCCTCCGCGATGTCCAGAAGGAGGACCTCACCGACGACCAGTTCAACCTTCTCTACGATCGCTttgccgacgccaagtCGGACCTCTGGACGTCAGAGGCCCTTTCGTCATacctcgcctcgccagATAACATCCCCAAACCAGTCGAGGACTTTAGCCGCCCACTCCCAGAGTATTTTATCGCCAGCAGCCATAACACGTATCTGGTTGCTGGGCAATGGCGTGGGGACAGCACAGTTGAGGGATACATCCGCGTGCTGCTAGATGGGTGCCGCTCCGTCGAGA TCGACGTGCATAACGGCGACACGGACCCTGTCGTGTACCATGGGAACACGATCACGTCCAGTGTCCCGATCCTCGACGTATGCCAGGCGATCAAAAAGTACGCGTTCGTCGCGTCACCGTACCCCGTCATCTTGTCGCTCGAGGTGCGATGTTCGGtgcagcagcaggagcGCCTGGCCAAGACGATCAAGGACGTCTTTGGCGATCTGCTCGTGACGGAGCCGCTGGATGATGTAGATGGCATTCCCAGCCCCGAAGACCTCAAGGGCCGCGTGCTCGTCAAGTCCAAGGCGGCCGTCCAGCCCAAGCCGCCGACTAGAGCGGTGacgctctcgtcgtctcccACCTCTGACTCGACGTCGGACTCGACGGCCACCGAGTCTGATTCGTCGTTTgtcaagctcgccaagcgGCTGTCTTTCTCTGGCGGTGAGAAGACCAAGCAGCCCAAGCTCGGGATCCACCGATCGCTCTCCGACTTGCCGATCTATACCGCCGGCGTAAAATACCAGGGCTTCTCCAAGCTGGTCAACTACGAGTCGAACCACATGTTCTCGGTTTCGGAGCGCACAGCCCAGAAGATCCTCCGTGATGGGCAACAAGCAGACTGGATCAAGCACAACTTTACCCACATGTCGCGCGTGTACCCCAAGGCGGTGCGGCTCAGCTCGTCCAACTTTGACCCGCGTCCATTCTGGGAGATTGGCGCCCAGATGGTAGCAATCAACTACCagacgctcgacgagggGAGCCTGTGGAACCACGCAATGTTCCACGACAACGGGTACGTGCTCAAGCCGCTAGCTCTGCGCCAGAAGACACCCGAGGTGCCCGTCCAGTATCGCGTGCGCTTGCGGATCATATCTGCGCAGCGCCTCCCCCCTACGGACGGGATGTATGTCGAGGCGACTATCGGGGAGGACGAATATGAGACGCGTTacctcaaggacggcggTCTGAGCCCTCGTTGGGACCAGACACTCGAATTCAATGTGACATCGGTTCCCTCTTGCCTCTCCCTTGTGATCCTCAAGCTCACGATCAAGGGCTCGCGTGGCGGCACGCTCGCGCAATGGTGTCGCCCCCTCACCAACCCCGGCTGCGGGTTCCGCTACCTCccgctcgaggacaactcgcgctcacgctTCCTCTTCGCGACCCTCTTTGTGCGCATCTCGTACGAGCCCATCGTCAAGCCAACCTACACCCGCAACCACTCCAACTCGATATCCAGCTCGATATCCGCCAAGCTGTCGAACTTGCGGCCCGTCTCGCCGCTCCTGAGGCCCGCGTCTCCTGGCCACCTCCCATCCTCACCCATCCTCCCGGCGCCGACCGCGGCCAAGTCACCCAAGCCCTTGTCGGTCGCCCTCCCGCCCAGCGTGTCGCCGCCCAAGGCTTCGCGCTGGTCCCCGACCAAGTCGTCGCGCCTGTCCCCGACGAAGTTTGCAACTGCTGTGCCGCAGCCAGCTCAGACCCCGCCCCCTAGCCTTCCTCCCATAGCCCCCTTCTCGCCTTTGACGTCTatgccctcggcgccaacgaTCAACTACCCCACCCCCTCAGATCCGGTGTCCATTCCCCCGCAGACCAAATCTCCATGA
- a CDS encoding uncharacterized protein (lactate/malate dehydrogenase, NAD binding domain) — protein sequence MSHNYNASYRDPYAEQGAEYLDDRGNPTSAPRDGNAEGYYQQYNMYGPEKTTPADVDTNVGGTERLQPGRSNIGQAPMSSFAAMGPPPRSTGILRMWRKDERGKQWTRGGGARSTGRLVVCCLTITLLIVLSIILTVLMFVRPPSITLNSTDVNPATAEFNLDQKHINLDIQLGISVRNPNWFGAHFKQITATVKYPGLDSSFGGGTVWNTNFGAYTESTFDFPLKLNYSTAADPSGQMINDIAAKCGLQGSKAKGDLTINYDLKLWLKILSATISPTISGTPSSRNQHLPPPLPTTAYNPFHLPLSLSLLSHTLIFTSLAPTPPTKLNLDKMVKAVVCGAAGGIGQPLSLLLKLNPTITELSLYDVVNAHGVATDLSHINTPATVKGFLPADNGAEKALVGADIVVIPAGVPRKPGMTRDDLFNVNAGICATLAQSIANVCPKAFVCVISNPVNSTVPVFAQVFQKAGCYDPKRLFGVTTLDIVRAATFVSEVIGKPQDAPKYTVPVVGGHSGHTIVPLLTQSDPQIPAAVLNDKEKRDALVNRIQFGGDEVVKAKDGTGSATLSMAQAGAQFANWVIDAAFNGKQRVIQSYIDLSAAPGGEAIKKEIGGSCEFFSVNVELGRDGVQNILPIGNIDEAEQALIKGAVSELGPSIKKGLDFAPPAPKQ from the exons ATGTCGCATAACTACAACGCATCTTACCGCGACCCGTACGCCGAGCAGGGCGCAGAGTACCTGGACGATCGCGGGAATCCGACGTCGGCTCCACGCGATGGCAACGCCGAAGGCTACTACCAGCAGTACAACATGTACGGGCCGGAGAAGACGACacccgccgacgtcgacacaAATGTCGGAGGCACAGAGCGTCTGCAGCCAGGTCGTTCCAACATAGGGCAGGCGCCGATGAGCAGCTTTGCTGCCATGggcccaccgccgcgcagcACTGGTATCCTCCGCATGTGGCGTaaggacgagcgcggcaagcAGTGGACTCGG GGTGGCGGTGCCCGGAGTACTGGTCGTCTCGTCGTTTGCTGCCTAACGATCACTCTGCTGATCGTTCTCTCCATTATTCTCACAGTCCTTATG TTTGTTAGACCACCTAGCATCACCTTAAACAGCACCGACGTCAATCCCGCGACAGCAGAGTTCAACCTCGACCAGAAGCACATCAATCTCGACATTCAGCTCGGCATTAGTGTCCGGAACCCCAACTGGTTCGGCGCCCACTTCAAGCAGATTACGGCAACGGTCAAGTATCCCGGTCTGGACAGCAGTTTCGGCGGTGGCACCGTGTGGAATACCAACTTTGGAGCGTACACCGAGTCGACGTTTGACTTCccgctcaagctcaa CTATTCGACTGCCGCGGACCCATCCGGCCAGATGATCAACGACATTGCCGCCAAGTGCGGACTGCAAGGCAGCAAGGCCAAGGGTGACCTCACCATCAACTATGACCTCAAGCTGTGGCTCAAGATTTTATCGGCGACCATCTCGCCCACAATCTCGGGTA CCCCTTCCTCGCGCAACCAGCACCTTCCACCCCCACTACCCACTACAGCCTATAACCCCttccaccttcctctctctctctctcttctctcccaTACTCTCATCTTCACCTCTCTCGCCCCTACTCCCCCCACAAAACTAAATCTAGACA AAATGGTTAAGGCTGTCGTCTGCGGTGCTGCTG GTGGTATTGGCCAGCctctctcgctcctcctcaagctcaaccCCACCATCACCGAGCTCTCGCTCTACGATGTCGTCAACGCTCACGGT GTTGCGACCGACCTCTCCCACATCAACACTCCCGCGACTGTCAAGGGCTTCCTCCCCGCCGACAATGGTGCCGAGAAGGCCCTCGTTGGcgccgacattgtcgtcATCCCCGCTGGTGTCCCCCGCAAGCCCGGCATGAC CCGTGACGACCTCTTCAACGTCAACGCTGGCATCTGCGCTACCCTCGCCCAGTCGATCGCCAACGTTTGCCCCAAGGCCTTCGTTTGCGTCATCTCGAACCCCGTCAACTCGACCGTTCCCGTCTTCGCCCAGGTCTTCCAGAAGGCGGGCTGCTACGACCCCAAGCG CCTCTTCGGTGTCACGACCCTCGACATTGTCCGCGCTGCCACCTTTGTTTCCGAGGTCATCGGCAAGCCCCAGGACGCGCCCAAGTACACCGTCCCCGTCGTCGGTGGCCACTCTGGCCACACCATtgtccctctcctcacccagTCCGACCCCCAGATCCCCGCGGCGGTCCTCaacgacaaggagaagcgcgacGCTCTTGTTAACCGCATCCAGTTCGGtggtgacgaggtcgttaaggccaaggacggtACTGGCTCGGCCACCCTCTCGATGGCTCAGGCCGGTGCTCAGTTCGCCAACTGGGTCATTGACGCCGCATTCAACGGCAAGCAGCGTGTCATCCAGTCGTACATTGACCTCTCGGCCGCTCCCGGTGGTGAGGccatcaagaaggagatTGGCGGCAGCTGCGAGTTCTTCTCGGTCAAcgttgagctcggccgTGACGGTGTCCAGAACATCCTTCCCATCGGCAacatcgacgaggctgagcAGGCGCTCATCAAGGGGGCCGTTAGCGAGCTCGGCCCCTCGATCAAGAAGGGCCTCGACTTCGCGCCCCCCGCTCCCAAGCAGTAA
- a CDS encoding uncharacterized protein (Major Facilitator Superfamily), protein MDPAPRIPPPTEDALAVPPSEVEAEQHHHHMYIFARLRRVLPPPSRRRLNAVYAAMMIAMLNYLVMSLIYTTAFVGSIIAGLSNVWITDRIGFGLACVLGALAYVISYLLCGTGAPYAVFLVGYAFNGFGLSLLDAQVNNITSRLPNAGTKMAFVQACFGLGGTLAPFLSTAFAAHVDKAWYYYFVAMGVSMIALVVMLVAFDMRTEEQLIQPENWEAGEKLETAEEREHAEAAAAAAAFRLSESAAAQAELNEKSAEAKSETEAEADTKAEPTPTTPRSPAPKKPASSGRKMKRIFATPAVWALMGFSFLYIGVEVAISSWMTSFLIEKRGGNANSGYAVTGFWGGMTVGRVALLPITNRLGYQPSIYLYSAIALALELVVWFTNSLVGNGVCFAFVGFFLGPVYPNALMVIAETLDDDLRGGVMGLMGSIGGAGAAALPMMAGGIADRFGIWTLQPVAVALIAAYTALWATVPRKRIKSLISE, encoded by the exons ATGGACCCAGCACCCAGAATCCCACCACCGAcggaggacgcgctcgccgttcCCCCTtccgaggtggaggcggagcagcaccaccaccacatGTACATCTTCGCTCGGTTGCGGCGGGTccttcccccaccctcTCGGCGACGGTTAAATGCCGTCTA CGCGGCGATGATGATAGCCATG CTCAACTACCTAGTCATGTCGCTAATCTACACCACGGCCTTTGTGGGTTCCATCATAGCGGGCCTATCAAACGTCTGGATAACCGACCGTATCGGCTTTGGTCTCGCCTGTGTACTTGGAGCCTTGGCATACGTTATAAGCTACCTCCTCTGCGGGACTGGGGCACCATATGCCGTCTTCCTGGTCGGGTACGCGTTCAACGGATTTGGCCTTTCATTGCTCGATGCCCAAGTGAATAATATCACTTCCCGCCTCCCGAATGCCGGTACCAAGATGGCTTTCGTACAGGCCTGTtttgggttgggtgggaCCCTAGCACCGTTCCTCTCGACTGCTTTTGCAGCGCACGTCGACAAGGCATGGTATTACTACTTTGTGGCCATGGGTGTTTCGATGATTGCCCTGGTGGTGATGCTGGTGGCGTTTGATATGCGGACAGAGGAGCAGCTCATCCAGCCGGAGAActgggaggcgggggagaAGTTGGAgacggcggaggagcgggagcaCGCAGAagcggctgcggcggcggctgcaTTCAGGCTATCTGAGTCAGCAGCTgcgcaggccgagctgaATGAAAAAAGCGCAGAGGCCAAATCCGAGACCGAAGCTGAGGCCGATACCAAAGCCGAGCCCACGCCCACAACCCCACGCTCACCCGCGCCCAAGAAACCCGCATCCTCGGGACGCAAAATGAAGCGCATCTTCGCCACGCCGGCCGTCTGGGCCCTCATGGGTTTCAGCTTTCTCTACATcggtgtcgaggtcgccatctcctcctggaTG acctCGTTCCTCATTGAGAAACGCGGTGGTAACGCCAACTCGGGGTACGCCGTCACCGGTTTCTGGGGAGGTATGACTGTTGGCcgcgtcgctctcctccccatcaCCAATAGGCTGGGATACCAGCCGTCCATCTATCTTTA CTCGGccatcgcgctcgccctcgaactcgtcgtctggTTCACCAACAGCCTCGTCGGAAATGGCGTGTGCTTTGCGTTTGTGGGATTCTTCCTCGGGCCAGTGTATCCCAACGCACTTATGGTCATTGCTgagacgctcgacgacgatctGCGTGGCGGCGTCATGGGGTTGATGGGGAGTATTGGGGGCGCTGGAGCCGCTGCGCTCCCCATGATGGCCGGGGGGATTGCCGACCGCTTCGGCATTTGGACGCTCCAGCCGGTCGCGGTTGCTCTTATTGCTGCCTACACCGCGCTGTGGGCGACCGTGCCGCGGAAGCGCATCAAATCGCTGATCAGCGAGTAA